The genomic DNA ACACGATGGACACGTTCGTCGACTCCTCGTGGTACTTCCTGCGCTACGTCTCTCCGGACCTCGAGGACGCCCCGTTCGATCGCGAGCGGGCCAACGACTGGATGCCCGTCGATCAGTACGTCGGCGGCATCGAACACGCCGTGATGCACCTGCTGTACTCGCGGTTCTTCACCAAGGTGCTGGCCGACCACGAGGGGCTCGAGCACCGCGAGCCCTTCACGAACCTGCTCGCGCAGGGAATGGTCCAGCTCGAGGGTGAGAAGATGTCGAAATCGAAGGGGAACGTCGTCTCGCCTCAGCGGATCGTCGACGAGTACGGAGCCGATACCGCGCGGCTGTTCATGATGCAAGCCGCCCAGCCCGAGCGCGACTTCGACTGGAGCGAGGAGGGCGTTCGCTCTACCTACGCCTTCCTCGACCGACTGAAGGGGATGGTCGAGACGTACGTCGACACCGAGCCCGCGGGCGACGACGACGCGATCGCTAGCTACGTCGACGCGGAGATCGACGCCACCATCGCCATCGCCACCGACGAGTACGACGCTCTGACGTTCAACAAGGCGCTGCGCGAGACCCAGGATCTGACCCGGACGCTGCGGCAGTACGCCGACTACACCGAACCGCACGCGGAGACCTACGAGCGCGGGCTGGCGGCCGTCGTCCGACTGCTCGCACCGGTCGCACCCCATCTCACTGAAGAGTTGTACGAGACGCTGGGCAACGACGAGTTCGTCGCGGAGACCGAGTGGCCGACCGCCGAGGTCGACCGCGACTACGTCACCAAGCGCCGCCGACTGGTCGAGAACACCCGCGAGGACGTCCGCGACATCGTCGAGGTGGCCGGGATCGACGACCCGAAAGCGATCGACGTCGTCATCGCTCCCGAGTGGAAGTACGACGCCCTCGAGATCGCGATCGAGAGCGACGCCGACAACCTGATCGGCGAACTCATGGGAGAGCCACACATCCGCGAGCAGGGCGACGCCGCGGCCGACTACGGCCAGGACCTGCAGGCCGAGCGAGAGGCCCTCTCGATGACGCTCGATCCGGACGACGAGTTCGCGGCCCTCGAATCGGCCGGCTGGCTGATCGAACGCGAGTTCGAGGCACCGGTGAGAGTCGTCCGCGCCGCCGAAGCCGACGACGACGCCCTCGCGAACGCCGAACCCGGTCGACCGGCGATCGAGATCGACGACTGAACGCCGCTTGCGCAGCCGCGCAACTCGGCGGTCGACCGCGACGGTGTTCGGTTCGGTCCTGTGGCGGGCCAATCCACCCGACGATACGCTGCAGAAAACTACCCCTAGCTATTTTACATATATGGGCAGTGCACACATTCCGATTCTTCCGTCTGCAGACGACAATCGAACATGATCGTGGCCGTCTCTCCAGCGAGATAATCAGTTCGACCGATACATTCAATGGGACCTAGTGAACAGTAGCAAAGAAGAAATCGGACAGCCTCGCGCCGTCCGACGACCCATGTGACAATATGGCACTCGAGGATTATCTACCTGATCGGCTCAGAGAAACGTATAGTGTAAAGATCGGACTCATCTTCCTGTTGGTCGTCGTCATGACGATCCTCGTCTCCACGCTCTTCCTGGGACACGTCTCCGGGACGGTCGGGGCGTCGGCTGAAGACCACTTCAGCGACCGGACCGACGACCGGACCGACGTCGCAGCGGCCTGGCTCGAGACGAACGTCGAAACGGCGAACGGCCTCGCCGCGGACGCGACCGTCCAGTCGGGGTCCGACGACGAGATCGATGATCGACTCACGGACGCGCAGTCCACTCGCGAGGACCGGATCGCAGAGCTGCACTATCTCGACGACGACGGCGAAGTACTCGCGAGTAGCGCGACCGGAGCCGTCGGCCGGAACTTCTTCGAGACGGCCGGCGTCGAGGGGGCCACCAACGGACCCAGCGCTACTCACGAGGCGATGGCGAGCAACGAGACGGTCCTCTCGTTCGTCGTCGGCGTCGACGGGGAGTCCGACCGCTACGTGGCTGTTTCGGCTCCCGCCAGCGCGTTCGGCGCGACGCTCGAGACCGGCGCGGACGACCGGCGAACGATCGTCACCGACGGCGACGGCGAGCCGATCACGGCCGTCGGCGAGGAAGCGGCGGTCGGCGACGACGCCGTCCTCGCCGCGGTCTCGCCGAACGCGGACGGCGTCGCGACCGGGACCCCCGACGGCACCGACACGGAGTTCGCGGCGACGGCGTCGACGATCGACGTCGGCGGCGAAACGCTGACGGTCACGACCTACGATACCGCGACGGCCGTCTACGGACCACAGCAGACCGCCACGTCGGCGCTGGTCGCACTCGTGTTCGTGTTCGTTCTCCACCTCGGGCTCGTCGGGGTCGTCCTCGGCGGGAACGTCTCGCTGAACCTCCGGCGGCTCGCGACCAAGGCCGAGCGGATCGGCGGCGGCGATCTCGAGGTCGACCTCGAGACCGACCGGGTCGACGAGGTCGGGGCCCTCTACGGCTCGTTCGACTCGATGCGAGACTCGCTCCGGACGACGCTGTCCGACCTCGAAGACCAGCGCGAACGCGCCCGCGAGGCCCAACAGCGGACCGAGGAGCGCAACCGCGAACTCGAGGCCGAAGCCGAACGCTACAGTGACGTCATGGCGGCGTGTGCCGACGGCGACCTCGAGCAGCGCCTCGAGCCCGAGACGGACCACGAGGCGATGATCTCGATCGCCGCGGCGTTCAACGAGATGATCGACGATCTCGAGGACGCGGTCGCCCAGGTCAAGACGATCTCGGCGGAGGTCGCGCGGACGAGTACCGAGGTACAGACCAGTTCCGACGAGATCCGCCGAGCGAGCCAGGAGGTCAGTACGTCGGTCCAGGAGATCTCGGACGGCTCCTCGAAACAGGCCGAGGACCTGTCGATGGCGACGACCGAGGTCAAGGAGATGTCCGCGACCGTCGAGGAGGTCGCCGCCGCGACGAGCAACATCGCGGAGCAGTCCAGCCAGGTCGACGAGCTGGCGATGGACGGCCAGCGGGCGGCCGAGGAGACGACCGCGGAGATGCACGCGGCCAGCGACCGGACGGCGGCCGTCGCGGAGACCGTCCGATCGCTCGACGACGAGGCCGAGCAGATTCAGGAGATCGTCGAGCTCATCGACGAGATCGCCGGCCAGACGAACATGCTCGCGCTGAACGCGGCCATCGAGTCGGCGCGATCCGAGAGCGCCTCGAGCGAGAGCGGCGGCTTCCAGGCCGTCGCCGACGAGGTCAAGGAACTGGCAGAGCAGACCCAGGCGGCAGTCGACGACGTCGAAACCATGATCGAATCGATACAGCAGCGGGCGGCAAAGAGCGCGACGCAGATCGAGGAAACCGAAGCGACGATCGGATCGGCGACCGATCGGGTCGACTCCCTCTCGGGCAAACTCGACCGGATCGCGACGGAGATCGAACAGGTGACCACGGGCGTCCAGGAGATCGACCAGGCGACCGACGAACAGGCCAGTTCCGCGGAGGAGCTGGCGACGATCGTTCAGGAGGTCGCGAGTGTCGCCAGCGAGACGACGTCGCAGGCCCAGCAGGCCGCGGCGGCAGCGGAGGAGACGACCGCGACGATTACCGACGTCTCCGCCGAGGCGACCCGTCTCGACGAGCGGGCCGCGGAGTTGGCCGACGCCGTCGACGAGTTCACCGTTTCCGGGCCGTCGAGCGGTTCGACTGCGGCTCCCGCTGGACGAGGAGGTGAGTCCCGATGATACCCGAGCTAACGCTCTATCGGCTCACCTTCTACGTGATGGCGGCGATGACCGGGTTCTTCCTGGTGTGGGTCGCCCAGTTTCCCGAAGGGAAGCGGCGATATTACCTTCCGATTCCGATCCTCTGTGGGATCCTGGCGCTGGCGTACTTCGGCATGTCGCTGGATCAGTTCCAGGTGATGACCCCGACCGGGCAGCCGGTGCAAACGAGCCGGTACGTCGACTACTACCTCTCGGGACCGCTGATGATTACCATCGCGGGAATCGTGGCTGGCGCGTCGCGCCGAGAGTTAGTCACGATCAACACCGTCATGGTCAGCTGGACCACTGCCACGGTCGCCGGCTACTTCCTCACGGAACCGGCATCGTACGTGGCCAATATCGCCAACATCGTCCTGCTCGGCGTTCTCGCCTACCTGCTGATCTGGCCGATCACGCGACGGTCCGGCGAGCAGAGCGGGGAGCGCGTGCTCCTCTACGGGAAACTGCGGAACCTGCTGTTGATCCTCTTCGTGGCCTACCTCGTCGTCGGCCTGATATCGCGACAGGGCTTCGGACTGCTCGACGCCTTCAGCGGAATCTTCGCCGGAAGCTATCTCGACATCCTGACGCGGGTCGGGTTCTGCGTGCTGGTACTCCGGGCGACCGACGCCACGGAGCAAGTCATCGACGACATCAGCTCGGACGGCACCGGTGACGACGGCTCGGACGGCGTCGCCCTCGAGAAAGAGGAATCCGCGGTCGAGCCGGCCGACTGACACACCCTCGCGTCGCGTTCTGCAGCGAGATCGCGTCCCCGGCGGTGGGGACCCGAAATACCACCGGATCTGACAGCAGTCTATCTAGTTTATACCCCGACCCGTCGTACGGAGCGCTACACTACGTGTTGGTTCCGAGGATGAACGCACAACGTACGGATCAGTTCCGATGGACGTCCGCAGATGGGTCGTCGCCGAAAGCACCACACGTCGCTTCGATGACCTGGCGCGATGGGCTGTTCGTCCACTGGCCGGTCGAACCAGACGAACTCCGTCCGCACGTTCCCGGCCAGTTACGGCTCGAGACGCGGGACGGTCGGGCCTGGCTGAGCGTGGTCCCGTTCGTACTCACGAACGTCGGCCTCCGCGGGACGCCGTCGATCGCCAGACTGGCCTTTGCCGAGCTCACCGTTCGGACGTACGTCCGGTATCGCGGCGATCCGGGCCTGTTTTTCTTCAGTATCGACGTCGGGAGCTCGCTGGTCGCGGCGGCCGTCGGCCGGACGACGCGGTTGCCCGTCCACCACGCCCGGATGCGGGTCGGGGCGACGGAGGAGAACCACGTGGCCTTCAAAAGCGAACGAGAGGAGGCCGAGACGGCGAGCGACACCCCCGCCCGATTCGCCGCAGCCTACCAGCCGAACGGGGAGCCCTTCACCGCCGACCCGAACACGCTCGCGTACTGGCTGACCGCACGCCGACGGTTCTACGCGGCGACCGCGACTGGCATCCTGACCGGCGAGATCGCACACGATCCGTGGCCGCTCCAGCCGGCCACCGTGACCATCCACGAGAACACGATGCTCGAGGCCGAGGGCCTGCCGACGCCGGTCGGCGAGCCGATCGTCCACTACGCCGACGAACTGTCGATGACCGGGTCGGTGCCGCGCCGCATCAGGACCTGATCGGGTCTCGAGTCGGCTATCGGGGCGATCGTTCCGGGGGCGCACGCGACACTTCAGTCGAGACGGATCGTTAGATTTGTTAACTACAATCAAAAATAATATCTCTGCCTAATAACGATGTCAATGACACAATCGGGAGCGGCCGCCGACGGACGAAATTCGTTCATCTACGTCGTCGCGGCGTTAGCAGCGCTCAACGGGTTACTATTCGGGTTCGACACCGGCGTCATCTCCGGTGCGATGTTGTACATCCGAAAGACGTTCGAACTGACGACGGTGTTGGGCTACTCGATGAACGCCTCGGTCGTCGAGGGAATCGTCGTCAGCGGCGCGATGGTCGGCGCGATCGTCGGCGCGGCCCTCGGCGGTCGGCTCGCCGATCGGCTCGGTAGGCGACGGCTCATCCTCGTCGGTGCCGTCATCTTCTTCGTGGGGTCGCTCATCATGGCGATCGCACCGACCGTCGAGATACTGATCGTCGGCCGAATCGTGGACGGGGTCGGCGTAGGCTTCGCGTCGGTCGTCGGGCCGCTGTACATCTCGGAGATATCGCCGCCCGAGATCCGCGGCTCGCTGGTGTCGTTGAACCAGCTGACGATCACCAGCGGCATCCTCATCGCCTATCTGGTGAACTACGCGTTTTCGGCCGGCGGCGAGTGGCGCTGGATGCTCGGCCTCGGAATGGTTCCCGCGGCCGTTCTGTTCGTTGGAATGCTGTTCATGCCGGAGAGTCCGCGGTGGCTCTACGAACAGGGACGCGAGGCGGACGCTCGCGAGGTACTGGCACGTACCCGCGTCGAGAGTCACGTCCAGAGCGAACTGCGCGAAATCAAAGAGACGATACACACCGAGTCCGGGACGCTCCGGGATCTGTTCGAACCGTGGGTGCGGCCGATGCTGATCGTCGGCGTCGGACTGGCGGCGTTCCAGCAGGTCACCGGCATCAACACGGTCATGTACTACGCGCCGACGATCCTCGAGTCGACCGGCTTCGCGGACACCGCCTCAATCCTCGCGACCGTCGGGATCGGTGCCGTCAACGTCGCAATGACCGTCGTCGCAGTGGTGTTGATGGACCGTTCCGGCCGCCGTCCGTTGTTGCTCACTGGACTGGCCGGGATGACCGTCATGCTCGCCGTCCTCGGCTTCGTGTTCTACCTGCCCGGCCTCTCGGGTGCGATCGGCTGGGTCGCGACCGGGAGTCTGATGCTGTACGTCGCGTTCTTCGCGATCGGGCTCGGCCCGGTCTTCTGGCTGCTGATCGCCGAGATCTACCCCATGGAGGTCCGCGGGACGGCGATGGGCGTCGTCACCGTCGTCAACTGGGCCGGCAACCTGGTCGTCTCGCTGACCTTCCTCCGGCTGGTCGAGGGGATCGGCCAGACGGGAACGTTCTGGCTCTACGGCGCACTCTCGCTGCTCGCGCTGGTCTTTTGTTATCAGCTCGTCCCCGAAACGAAGGGACGGTCGCTCGAGGAGATCGAAGCCGATCTCCGCGAAACGGCGTTCGGCAGCGACACCAGCGACCGGTCTTCCGTCGTCGAGACGGACGATTAACGGTCGAGACGGACACACTACTCCGGTTTCACCAGCTCGAATGGGGGCCCGAGGGTCGGCACGGGTCGCCGGACGGCGGTCAGAATCGTTACTGGTCGGTATCGATCAACCCGAAGTCGTATCCTGAATCGGTCGCGCGGGCGTTCTCGTAGACCACGCGGGCGGCCGCGACGTCCTGAATCGCGAGTCCGGTCGAGTCGAAGACCGTGATACCGGTCTCGTCGGTTCGACCGTCCGCCGCACCGACGACGAGTTCGCCGATCTCGCCGTGGATGTCCGCATCGGTCAGGACCCCCTCACCGTAGGGGACGTTGATCTCACCCGAGTGGGTACACTGCTCGTGGTCGTCGATGACGATCCGCGCCGACTGCAGGAGTTCGTCGCTCAGTTCGTGTTTCCCCTCCGCGTCGGCACCGATGGCGTTGACGTGCGTGTGCTCGCCGACGTCCTCGAGTCCGACGATCGGGTCCTCGACGGGCGTCACGGTCGAGAGCACGTCGCAGTTCCCGGCCGCCGCGATGGAACCGCTCCGGACGTCGAAGCGGCCCTCGTAGGCCGCCACGAACTCCTGGACGCGTTCCTCGTCGGGGTCCGAGACGACGACCTCCTCGATCGGCCGCACCTCGCTGATCGCATCGAGTTGCGTGTACGACTGGACGCCGGCCCCGACGATGCCGAGGCTCGAGGCGTCGTCGACGGCGAGGTAGTCGGTAGCGACCGCGGCCGCCGCACCGGTTCGTTTCATCGTGAGCGTCGTCCCGTCCATGATCGCGAGCGGGAATGCGGTCTCGGGATCGGAGTAGATCATCGTCCCCAGTACCGTCGGCAGGTCGTGCTTGGCGGGGTTGTCGGGGTGGACGTTGACCCACTTCAGCCCGGCCGCGTCCCACTCGTCGGTCTCGAGGTAGGCGGGCATCGACCGGAAGTCCCCGTTGTACTGAGGCAGGTCGATGTAGGATTTCGCCGGCATTTGAGTGTCCCCGCGCTCGAAGGCCGCGAAGGCCTGTTCGACGGCCTCGATGACGTCGGCCAATCGTGCGAACTCGTCGACGTCATCGCTGTCTAACAGAAGCGTGTTCATATCCGCGAATATTGCGGGAACCTACTTAATTCGTCAACATCCGGTTCCGAGAGCGAGGCCGCCCGCCGTCAGGCGCTCGCCCGGAACAGGACGACGCCGGTCCGGTACGATGCCAGTCGTTCCCGGTCCGCGGACTCGAACCGGAACGCGAACGCGTCCTCGAGGGCGGCCGGCGCGTCCGACAGCACGGTTCTGATCTCCCGACGACGGTCGGTCGGAACGTCCATGCGGTCGAGCCAGGCGTCGACCTCGAGTCGCCGACTCGTCTCGTGGACCGCATCGACCGTCAGTCCGGTTTCCGCGAGCCACCCGCGCCACCGGTCTCGGGAGTAGGTCTCGACGTGTCCCGGATCGCGAAGCCGCTCGAGTCGATTGACGTACGCCGCGAGCTCGGGGTCGGCCGGGACACAGAGGTCCTCGAGCGCGAGGACGCCGCCCGGCGCGAGAACCCGCTCGACCTCGGCGAGGAACGCCGCCGGATCCGGAAAGTGGTGCGCGGCGAATCGGCACGTAACTGCGTCGAACCGATCCGACGCGAACGGCAGTCGCTCAGCGTCGACCACGACACCCTCGAGGCCGTCGTACACGTCCGTCGCCGTCCGCACCATCGCCGGGGAGAGATCAGCCGCGACGACCCTCGAGACATCCGTTTCGGCGAGCGAACCGGCGACGTGCCCCCCGCCAGTCGCCACGTCGAGCGCTCGCGTCGCGTCGCTACACCAGTCGACGAGTCGCTCGAGGTCGGCACCCTCCTTGAGGACGGCACCGTCCCGGTAGCCGTCCGCGGCGTCGCCGAAGGCGGTCGCGACGTCCCGTTTTCTGTCGGTGTCGTTCGTCACGGCCACCTCTTGTATCGAAAAATACGTGAACGTTGGGGGCAGTTACGTGCGATCGTCGACTCGAGGCGGTCCCGACGGGAGCGAGACCGGTACTGGTGATACCGCTCGAGGGTCGAAGTGCGAGAACGGGTCGGGAGCGCCGACGAAAGAGTGGAAATGGGCCGACTCGACGGGATCGAGACGGGCTATTCGAAACGGTGGTACGGCACGAACGACGCCCTCGAGTCGCCTCTCGGCGAGCGAGCGGTTCGGAGAACCCGAGCGACGCCGTTCACCGAGCGCACGGCGCTCGGGCCGACGAGCGACCCGCGGGAGCGAGGAGTGCTTTTATACTAAATTTTGCCGAGGGCCGCCTTCGGCGGCCCGTAGAGCAAAATTTAGGCTTACATCATGCCGCCCATACCGCCGCCCATGCCGCCCATGCCGCCGCCCATGCCACCGGGGCCGCCGGCAGGCATGTCCTCGTCGTCGTCATCGTGGGAGACCGCGAGGTCGCCCGCGGCGATGACGTCGTCGATGCGCAGCAGCATGACGGCCGCCTCGGTGGCGGACTCGATGGCCTGGGTCTTGACGCGGAGCGGCTCGTAGACGCCCTCGGCGTCCATGTCGATGACGTCGCCGGTGTAGGCGTCCAGTCCGGCGGCCGTGTCGCCGCCGTCGTGGGCGCTGCGGAGTTCGACCAGCGAGTCGATGGGGTCTAGCCCGGCGTTCTCGGCCAGCGTGCGCGGGATGACCTCGAGCGCGTCGGCGAATGCCTCGACGGCGAGCTGTTCGCGGCCGCCGACGGAGTCGGCGTAGTCGCGCAGCGCGAGCGAGAGGTCGATCTCGGGTGCGCCGCCACCGGCGAGGACTTTCCCGTCCTCGAGGGTCGTCCGCACCACGCCGAGGGAGTCCTCGATGGCGCGGTCGATCTCGTCGATGACGTGCTCGGTGCCGCCGCGGAGGATCAGGGTGACGGCCTGCGCGTCGTCGACGTCCTCGACGAAGATGCGCTGGTCGCCGGCGATCTCCTTCTGGGCGACGCTGCCGGCCGCGCCCAGATCGTCCTCGGTCAGGTCGTCGACCGTCGAAACGGGCGAGGCACCGGTCGCACGAGCGAGCTGCGCCTGGTCGCTGGACTTGACGCGGCGGACGGCGATGATGCCCTCCTGTGCGAGGTAGTGCTGGGCCATGTCGTCGATGCCGCCGTCGACGAAGACGACGTCAGCGCCGACGTCGGCGATCTGCTCGGCCATCTCGCGGAGCTGCTGTTCCTCCTGTTCGAGGAACTGCTCGAGCTGATCGGGATCGGTGACGTTGACCTCGGCGTCGATCTCGGTCTCCTTGATCTCGAGGTCGCCGTTGATGATCGCGACTTCGGCGTCCTCGGCAAAGTACGGCATGTTCTCGGAGACGCGCTCCTTGTCGACGATGACGCCCTCGACGAGCTCGGAGTTCTCGACCGAGCCGCCGACGACCTTCTCGACTTTGATGTTGTCCGTGTCGACGCCGTCGTCGTCGGCGACCGCGCGAACGGCCTCGACGACGAGTCCGGAGAGCAGGTCCTTGGCGTTCTCCGCGCCCTTGCCGGTCATCGCCGTCGCGGCGATCTGCTCGAGGACCTCGGTGTCGTCCTCGCTGACGTCGATGGCGATCTCCTCGAGCGCCGCGGTCGCTTCCTCGGCGGCCTCTCGGTACCCCTGCGCGAGGGTGGTCGCGTGGATGTCCTGGTCCAGCAGGTCCTCTGCCTGGCTGAGGAGTTCGCCGGCGACGACGACGGCGCTCGTGGTGCCGTCACCGACTTCCTCTTCCTGCGTCTCGGCAACTTCGACGATCATGTCGGCCGCGGGATGGTCGATCTCCATCTCCGAGAGCAGGGTGACACCGTCGTTCGTGACGATGACGTTGCCCGACGAGTCGACGAGCATCTTGTCCATCCCCTTGGGGCCGAGCGTCGTCCGAACCGACTCGGCGACGGCCTTCCCGGCCTGTACGTTCATCGACTGCGCGTCCTCCCCGGAGGTGCGCTGGCTGTCCTCCGAGAGTACGATAAGGGGCTGGTTGCCCATCTGCTGTTGAGCCATAGTCACTCGAAGGATTGATTGTGATTCTATATAAGTATTTCCCTATCTAACGGAGAGGTGCGCTCGAGGTGGCCCCTGTCTTGCGTTTTCGATCCGATGGTCGATCGGGTATATATGATTGCACTGCGTGAGAAACGCCGAATAGACGGCGCATCGCTGGAGATTCTGGCGAGACGCGGAGAGCGATAGAAAAGCGGTTCGGACGACTGCCTCCCGCGAAGGGTATCGGAGAGCGGCGGACCGTGGACTCGAGGCCGTCGGTCGCGGTCAGGACTGGCCGCCGGGGAACCGGTGGTACTCCATGCCCTGATGTTTCATCTCGTTGTGCTTCTCCTCGAGGAAGGAGTAGACCGCGCCGTGGGGGGCCCCGTCGAGGAGCATCTCGGCGGCGCTGCGAACCGCGTCGACCTCCTGTGGCGCGCCGATGATCCCGAGCGTCGAGCCGTAGATGACGACGTCGGCACCGGTCAACTCCTCCATGAGTTCGCGCGTCCGGCCGCCCTCGCCGATGAGCCGGCCCTTCTTGCGTTTCATGTCGTTCGTGTTCCGCGCGGCGGCGTCGATGTCGACGACGTCGAACAACATCATGTCGTCCTCGAGCAGCCGCAGCGCGTCCTCGGGCGCGAAGCCGCGGCCGATCGCGCGCACGATCTCGGGGCCTTTGAGGCCGAGCACGGGGTCGCCGACGGTTTCGACGGCGACGGAACCGT from Natrinema salaciae includes the following:
- a CDS encoding bacteriorhodopsin is translated as MIPELTLYRLTFYVMAAMTGFFLVWVAQFPEGKRRYYLPIPILCGILALAYFGMSLDQFQVMTPTGQPVQTSRYVDYYLSGPLMITIAGIVAGASRRELVTINTVMVSWTTATVAGYFLTEPASYVANIANIVLLGVLAYLLIWPITRRSGEQSGERVLLYGKLRNLLLILFVAYLVVGLISRQGFGLLDAFSGIFAGSYLDILTRVGFCVLVLRATDATEQVIDDISSDGTGDDGSDGVALEKEESAVEPAD
- a CDS encoding YqjF family protein codes for the protein MNAQRTDQFRWTSADGSSPKAPHVASMTWRDGLFVHWPVEPDELRPHVPGQLRLETRDGRAWLSVVPFVLTNVGLRGTPSIARLAFAELTVRTYVRYRGDPGLFFFSIDVGSSLVAAAVGRTTRLPVHHARMRVGATEENHVAFKSEREEAETASDTPARFAAAYQPNGEPFTADPNTLAYWLTARRRFYAATATGILTGEIAHDPWPLQPATVTIHENTMLEAEGLPTPVGEPIVHYADELSMTGSVPRRIRT
- a CDS encoding KH domain-containing protein; this translates as MQHVKIPQDRIGVLIGEGGETMREIEAEAEVRLDIDSENGSVAVETVGDPVLGLKGPEIVRAIGRGFAPEDALRLLEDDMMLFDVVDIDAAARNTNDMKRKKGRLIGEGGRTRELMEELTGADVVIYGSTLGIIGAPQEVDAVRSAAEMLLDGAPHGAVYSFLEEKHNEMKHQGMEYHRFPGGQS
- a CDS encoding ornithine cyclodeaminase family protein; the encoded protein is MNTLLLDSDDVDEFARLADVIEAVEQAFAAFERGDTQMPAKSYIDLPQYNGDFRSMPAYLETDEWDAAGLKWVNVHPDNPAKHDLPTVLGTMIYSDPETAFPLAIMDGTTLTMKRTGAAAAVATDYLAVDDASSLGIVGAGVQSYTQLDAISEVRPIEEVVVSDPDEERVQEFVAAYEGRFDVRSGSIAAAGNCDVLSTVTPVEDPIVGLEDVGEHTHVNAIGADAEGKHELSDELLQSARIVIDDHEQCTHSGEINVPYGEGVLTDADIHGEIGELVVGAADGRTDETGITVFDSTGLAIQDVAAARVVYENARATDSGYDFGLIDTDQ
- a CDS encoding class I SAM-dependent methyltransferase, coding for MTNDTDRKRDVATAFGDAADGYRDGAVLKEGADLERLVDWCSDATRALDVATGGGHVAGSLAETDVSRVVAADLSPAMVRTATDVYDGLEGVVVDAERLPFASDRFDAVTCRFAAHHFPDPAAFLAEVERVLAPGGVLALEDLCVPADPELAAYVNRLERLRDPGHVETYSRDRWRGWLAETGLTVDAVHETSRRLEVDAWLDRMDVPTDRRREIRTVLSDAPAALEDAFAFRFESADRERLASYRTGVVLFRASA
- a CDS encoding methyl-accepting chemotaxis protein, with amino-acid sequence MALEDYLPDRLRETYSVKIGLIFLLVVVMTILVSTLFLGHVSGTVGASAEDHFSDRTDDRTDVAAAWLETNVETANGLAADATVQSGSDDEIDDRLTDAQSTREDRIAELHYLDDDGEVLASSATGAVGRNFFETAGVEGATNGPSATHEAMASNETVLSFVVGVDGESDRYVAVSAPASAFGATLETGADDRRTIVTDGDGEPITAVGEEAAVGDDAVLAAVSPNADGVATGTPDGTDTEFAATASTIDVGGETLTVTTYDTATAVYGPQQTATSALVALVFVFVLHLGLVGVVLGGNVSLNLRRLATKAERIGGGDLEVDLETDRVDEVGALYGSFDSMRDSLRTTLSDLEDQRERAREAQQRTEERNRELEAEAERYSDVMAACADGDLEQRLEPETDHEAMISIAAAFNEMIDDLEDAVAQVKTISAEVARTSTEVQTSSDEIRRASQEVSTSVQEISDGSSKQAEDLSMATTEVKEMSATVEEVAAATSNIAEQSSQVDELAMDGQRAAEETTAEMHAASDRTAAVAETVRSLDDEAEQIQEIVELIDEIAGQTNMLALNAAIESARSESASSESGGFQAVADEVKELAEQTQAAVDDVETMIESIQQRAAKSATQIEETEATIGSATDRVDSLSGKLDRIATEIEQVTTGVQEIDQATDEQASSAEELATIVQEVASVASETTSQAQQAAAAAEETTATITDVSAEATRLDERAAELADAVDEFTVSGPSSGSTAAPAGRGGESR
- the thsA gene encoding thermosome subunit alpha, coding for MGNQPLIVLSEDSQRTSGEDAQSMNVQAGKAVAESVRTTLGPKGMDKMLVDSSGNVIVTNDGVTLLSEMEIDHPAADMIVEVAETQEEEVGDGTTSAVVVAGELLSQAEDLLDQDIHATTLAQGYREAAEEATAALEEIAIDVSEDDTEVLEQIAATAMTGKGAENAKDLLSGLVVEAVRAVADDDGVDTDNIKVEKVVGGSVENSELVEGVIVDKERVSENMPYFAEDAEVAIINGDLEIKETEIDAEVNVTDPDQLEQFLEQEEQQLREMAEQIADVGADVVFVDGGIDDMAQHYLAQEGIIAVRRVKSSDQAQLARATGASPVSTVDDLTEDDLGAAGSVAQKEIAGDQRIFVEDVDDAQAVTLILRGGTEHVIDEIDRAIEDSLGVVRTTLEDGKVLAGGGAPEIDLSLALRDYADSVGGREQLAVEAFADALEVIPRTLAENAGLDPIDSLVELRSAHDGGDTAAGLDAYTGDVIDMDAEGVYEPLRVKTQAIESATEAAVMLLRIDDVIAAGDLAVSHDDDDEDMPAGGPGGMGGGMGGMGGGMGGMM
- a CDS encoding sugar porter family MFS transporter, with the translated sequence MSMTQSGAAADGRNSFIYVVAALAALNGLLFGFDTGVISGAMLYIRKTFELTTVLGYSMNASVVEGIVVSGAMVGAIVGAALGGRLADRLGRRRLILVGAVIFFVGSLIMAIAPTVEILIVGRIVDGVGVGFASVVGPLYISEISPPEIRGSLVSLNQLTITSGILIAYLVNYAFSAGGEWRWMLGLGMVPAAVLFVGMLFMPESPRWLYEQGREADAREVLARTRVESHVQSELREIKETIHTESGTLRDLFEPWVRPMLIVGVGLAAFQQVTGINTVMYYAPTILESTGFADTASILATVGIGAVNVAMTVVAVVLMDRSGRRPLLLTGLAGMTVMLAVLGFVFYLPGLSGAIGWVATGSLMLYVAFFAIGLGPVFWLLIAEIYPMEVRGTAMGVVTVVNWAGNLVVSLTFLRLVEGIGQTGTFWLYGALSLLALVFCYQLVPETKGRSLEEIEADLRETAFGSDTSDRSSVVETDD